A region from the Flavobacterium enshiense genome encodes:
- a CDS encoding glycosyltransferase — translation MNNTIVLIPHYNNFTGLLKTIKSINADEKIDVLIVDDGSNTDTINADVLKKSVSFNGQLHIEYLPINSGIEEALNKGLMFVKQQSRYQFIARIDCGDVVVGKRFQKQECFLTENPDVALLGCNAIAVDINDNELYRTVFPEEHEVIKHKMYLNAMFLHPCVMFRSMVLKTIGVYPTEFEAAEDYAYFFSIMEKYKTHNLQDFLVKYEINPNGISLSKRKKQVKSRIQIIRKHFYFGFWPCYGLVRNYLLLYIPNILIQTLKKWKS, via the coding sequence ATGAACAACACAATAGTCTTAATACCACATTACAATAATTTTACTGGCCTTTTAAAAACCATAAAATCTATTAACGCCGATGAAAAAATTGATGTTTTAATTGTAGATGACGGAAGCAATACCGATACAATAAATGCAGATGTTTTAAAAAAAAGCGTTTCATTCAATGGGCAGTTACATATAGAATACCTCCCTATAAATTCCGGAATTGAAGAGGCATTGAACAAAGGGCTTATGTTTGTTAAACAACAAAGTAGATATCAGTTCATTGCCCGAATTGATTGTGGTGATGTTGTTGTTGGTAAACGATTTCAAAAACAGGAATGTTTTTTAACGGAAAATCCCGATGTAGCCCTGCTTGGTTGTAATGCCATTGCAGTCGACATAAATGATAATGAACTCTACCGTACTGTTTTCCCGGAAGAACACGAAGTCATAAAGCACAAAATGTATTTAAATGCTATGTTTCTTCATCCCTGCGTAATGTTCAGGTCAATGGTTTTGAAAACAATTGGAGTGTACCCGACAGAATTTGAAGCAGCGGAAGATTATGCCTATTTTTTTAGCATAATGGAAAAATACAAAACACATAATCTGCAGGATTTTCTTGTAAAGTATGAGATTAATCCTAATGGCATTTCTTTGTCTAAACGCAAAAAACAAGTGAAAAGCAGAATACAGATTATCCGAAAACATTTTTACTTTGGTTTTTGGCCTTGTTATGGATTGGTTAGAAATTACTTGTTGCTGTATATCCCTAATATCCTTATTCAGACTTTAAAAAAATGGAAAAGTTAA